A region from the Streptosporangium sp. NBC_01756 genome encodes:
- a CDS encoding SCO3933 family regulatory protein, with amino-acid sequence MRTIPIPVDVTKLQITCVKPAKPRLVNKDTGEIKRDKDGNVMYELTLLFEDDFGRMELVKVSTTPEPQVITGEEIVPVGLVGYVWEQGGRWGISYRAASFAPAGSTPSAPSVRTGADL; translated from the coding sequence ATGCGCACCATCCCCATCCCCGTCGACGTCACCAAGCTCCAGATCACCTGCGTCAAGCCCGCCAAGCCCCGCCTCGTCAACAAGGACACCGGCGAGATCAAGCGCGACAAGGACGGCAACGTCATGTACGAACTCACCCTGCTGTTCGAAGACGACTTCGGCCGCATGGAACTCGTCAAGGTCAGCACCACCCCCGAACCCCAGGTCATCACCGGCGAGGAGATCGTCCCGGTCGGCCTGGTCGGCTACGTCTGGGAACAGGGCGGACGCTGGGGCATCTCCTACCGGGCCGCCTCCTTCGCCCCCGCCGGCTCCACCCCCTCCGCCCCCTCGGTCAGAACGGGGGCGGACCTGTGA
- a CDS encoding FtsK/SpoIIIE domain-containing protein: MIDLGHPLLKILAALLVLIAWRRWAPLSYWYVLVFPRKAVWLRWTWRHVASGCGLTKKRHRWWFTTVPGLVASTGVVQVKRRFQRVAVDTKPWMGLPRPVRHGFRITFHLLDGQVPDDYAKVCERLAHAWRIEAVRVVGSRPGRVTLQGITRDPLTHVAPATPPAEPRDGWRAEDLLRPIVGVLETGAAWRMDLRLIPHWMNAGATQSGKSNLINALIVGLAPQPVALVGFDLKGGVELSAYAARLTALATSRDECLDLLSDLIAVMGARMLACRRSGVRDIWQLPDAARPIPVVVLVDELAELYLTADKAEKDQVTRTATALLRIAQLGRAFGIHLVLSGQRIGSDLGPGVTALRAQIGGRVCHRVNDPETAVMTLGDLDPDALVAARSIAPELPGVAVITGSDGRWYRARSGYVSTTAAEHAADTYADITPSWNQVAASGLGHELPSPDDTPELAA; the protein is encoded by the coding sequence GTGATCGACCTCGGCCACCCCCTGCTCAAGATCCTCGCCGCCCTGCTCGTGCTGATCGCCTGGCGGCGCTGGGCTCCGCTCTCCTACTGGTACGTCCTCGTCTTCCCCCGCAAAGCCGTCTGGCTGCGCTGGACCTGGCGGCACGTCGCCTCCGGCTGCGGGCTGACCAAGAAGCGGCACCGCTGGTGGTTCACCACCGTCCCCGGCCTCGTCGCCTCCACCGGCGTCGTGCAGGTCAAGCGGCGCTTCCAGCGCGTCGCGGTCGACACCAAGCCGTGGATGGGTCTGCCCCGGCCGGTGCGGCACGGCTTCCGCATCACTTTCCACCTGCTCGACGGCCAGGTGCCCGACGACTACGCCAAGGTCTGCGAACGGCTCGCGCACGCCTGGCGGATCGAAGCGGTCCGCGTCGTCGGCTCCCGGCCCGGCCGCGTCACCCTGCAAGGGATCACCCGCGACCCTCTAACCCACGTCGCACCCGCCACGCCTCCGGCTGAACCGCGCGACGGCTGGCGGGCCGAGGACCTGCTACGACCCATCGTCGGCGTGCTGGAAACCGGCGCGGCCTGGCGGATGGACCTACGGCTCATTCCGCACTGGATGAACGCCGGCGCCACCCAATCCGGAAAATCCAACCTGATCAACGCGCTCATCGTCGGCCTGGCCCCGCAACCGGTCGCCCTGGTCGGCTTCGACCTCAAAGGCGGGGTGGAGCTGTCGGCCTATGCCGCCCGGCTGACCGCGCTGGCCACCAGCCGCGACGAGTGCCTTGATCTGCTCAGTGACCTGATCGCGGTGATGGGCGCGCGGATGCTGGCCTGCCGCCGCTCCGGGGTGCGCGACATCTGGCAACTCCCCGACGCCGCCCGGCCCATCCCCGTCGTGGTCCTGGTGGACGAGCTGGCAGAGCTGTACCTGACCGCGGACAAGGCCGAAAAGGATCAGGTCACCCGGACCGCTACCGCGCTGCTGCGCATCGCCCAGCTCGGCCGCGCCTTCGGCATCCACCTGGTGCTGTCCGGACAACGGATCGGCTCTGACCTCGGCCCCGGCGTCACCGCACTGCGCGCTCAGATCGGCGGGCGGGTCTGCCACCGGGTCAACGACCCCGAAACCGCGGTGATGACGCTCGGCGACCTCGACCCCGACGCCCTGGTCGCCGCCCGCTCCATCGCCCCGGAACTGCCCGGCGTCGCCGTGATCACCGGAAGCGACGGCCGCTGGTACCGCGCCCGGTCCGGCTACGTCTCCACCACCGCCGCCGAACACGCCGCCGACACCTACGCCGACATCACCCCCTCGTGGAACCAGGTCGCCGCCTCCGGCCTCGGCCACGAACTGCCCTCTCCCGACGACACTCCCGAACTCGCCGCCTGA
- a CDS encoding DUF2637 domain-containing protein → MLILAVIAGAGSFTHIRDTATEHGQSGPMAWAVAICVDLTCVMAARERQRDKKTGRVRDGWISWPTLVLVGAIVLSLAANLAQAEPSAWGWITAATPAGAFLIAVSMLERRATEARPELSPTLAPVLDAVPETAAEPVTVVPLPGLAVPGQNGPQHGTENGQNDAGPAGALVDYARRIADEHHARHGRPITRDTLRARLGVSSQLASDLLHALRDSPEPA, encoded by the coding sequence ATGCTGATTCTCGCCGTGATCGCCGGGGCAGGCAGCTTCACCCACATTCGCGACACCGCCACCGAACACGGACAGTCCGGACCAATGGCCTGGGCCGTAGCCATCTGCGTCGACCTCACCTGCGTCATGGCCGCCCGAGAACGCCAACGCGACAAGAAGACCGGCCGCGTCCGGGACGGCTGGATCTCCTGGCCCACCCTCGTTCTCGTCGGCGCGATCGTCCTGTCCCTGGCCGCGAACCTCGCCCAAGCCGAACCCTCCGCCTGGGGATGGATCACCGCCGCAACCCCGGCCGGCGCGTTCCTGATCGCCGTCTCCATGCTGGAGCGCCGCGCCACCGAAGCCCGTCCCGAACTGTCCCCGACACTCGCCCCCGTCCTGGACGCCGTACCGGAGACCGCCGCAGAACCCGTCACTGTCGTTCCGCTGCCTGGCCTCGCCGTACCCGGCCAGAACGGACCGCAGCACGGCACCGAGAACGGCCAGAACGACGCCGGACCGGCGGGCGCGCTCGTTGACTACGCGCGCCGCATCGCCGACGAACACCATGCCCGGCATGGCAGACCCATCACCCGCGACACCCTGCGCGCCCGACTCGGGGTTTCCAGCCAACTCGCCTCCGACTTACTGCACGCCCTACGCGACAGTCCCGAACCCGCCTGA
- a CDS encoding winged helix-turn-helix domain-containing protein gives MDWDTGEYVWKQVADVIRQRIKDGQYRPRTPIPSEIRLAEELGVAKGTIRKAVAHLREVGVLYTLPQKGTFVSASDGQADPDGDSAAE, from the coding sequence ATGGACTGGGACACCGGTGAATACGTGTGGAAGCAGGTTGCCGACGTGATCCGGCAGCGCATCAAGGACGGTCAGTACCGCCCACGCACTCCTATCCCCTCCGAGATTCGCTTGGCTGAAGAGCTCGGTGTCGCCAAGGGAACCATCCGCAAGGCAGTTGCTCACCTACGTGAGGTCGGAGTCCTCTACACGCTCCCGCAGAAGGGCACCTTCGTTAGTGCCTCCGATGGCCAAGCTGACCCTGACGGAGACAGCGCAGCCGAGTAG
- a CDS encoding guanylate kinase: protein MRPQGIVLYGPPASGKDTVTTALGRLDSRFVLLPKLKVGAGRAHGYEFVSAGHLDKLRDAGRLLVETRRYGNVYAVDRQSIEDRHAAGYVPVTHMGNIRDLRRLIGTVPDSWLRVLLWVPREVTEQRSRARGDVDTGKRLTAWDETLADLEANTDAGFFHLRIHTDRLSADTAADEIMNAYDRLRKAECPHGQECRP, encoded by the coding sequence GTGAGACCCCAGGGCATCGTTCTGTATGGCCCGCCGGCCAGCGGCAAGGACACCGTCACCACCGCCCTCGGTCGGCTGGATTCGCGGTTCGTGCTGTTGCCTAAGCTCAAGGTCGGCGCCGGCCGGGCACACGGGTATGAGTTCGTCAGCGCTGGGCACCTGGACAAGCTCCGCGACGCGGGCCGGCTGCTGGTCGAGACCCGCCGCTACGGCAATGTCTACGCCGTCGACCGCCAGAGCATCGAAGACCGGCACGCCGCCGGCTACGTGCCCGTCACGCACATGGGCAACATCCGTGACCTGCGCCGACTCATCGGCACCGTTCCCGACTCCTGGCTTCGCGTACTGCTGTGGGTGCCCCGCGAGGTCACCGAGCAGCGGTCCCGAGCCCGCGGGGACGTCGACACCGGCAAGCGCCTGACCGCGTGGGACGAGACCCTCGCCGACTTGGAGGCCAACACCGACGCCGGGTTCTTTCACCTGCGCATCCACACCGACCGGCTCAGCGCCGACACAGCCGCGGATGAAATCATGAACGCCTACGATCGGCTACGGAAGGCCGAGTGTCCTCACGGGCAGGAGTGCCGCCCTTGA
- a CDS encoding DEAD/DEAH box helicase yields the protein MATNIQEVLEELNISSTSGWDKGDKFERLIAAYLRTDPSWSSRFGQVWLWNDWPGRAGKPDTGIDLVAQERETGDLAAIQCKFYDPSHTLQKSDIDSFFTASGKSGFSSRLIVSTTDKWTKHAEDALRGQQIPVTRLRVQDLDESSVDWSQFSLDAPEVMKRKDKKDLRPHQKLALTTVREGFLSHARGKLIMACGTGKTLTSLRIAEDLVPTGGSVLVLVPSISLLSQTLKEWTAEAKVPLRPYAVCSDTKAGSRSDNEDISPYDLVFPATTDTAKLYTQITGGGPKGKITVIFSTYQSLPVVVEAQRKGLTEFDLVICDEAHRTTGVTLAGQSESNFVRVHDQQYLKAARRLYMTATPRLYDDSSKSQAEDGSAVLASMDDEALYGPEFHRLGFGKAVEQGLLTDYKVLILTIDEGMVAKTLQEGFAGGGSELNLDDAAKIIGCWNAMAKRTGTFADGSGFAEGEEPMKRAVAFARSINDSKQIAERFNDIVDAYDGADDDVLRCEVDHVDGTFNALERNRRLDWLKQDPGPAKARVLSNVRCLSEGVDVPNLDAVLFLHPRNSVVDVVQSVGRVMRLAPGKKYGYIILPVAIPAGMSPEKALADNRRFKTVWEVLQALRAHDDRFNATVNQINLNTKKPDNKIGIGSIGPNDESVGGADGSGAADSDEAAKDRAAQSAQHIQDALFSISDWRNAIYARIVDKVGERHYWEKWAKDIAQIANRHVTRINAALTIPEKRVAFEEFVGELRSNINPGVSETDAVDMLAQHIITKPVFDALFKDYGFAEHNPVSKAMQRMLDILDDQGLDAETKTLEGFYHSVRVRAEGIDNPEGRQRVIIELYDKFFKTALPKTADALGIVYTPVEVVDFIIHSTEQAMAKHFGRSLSDEGVQIIDPFVGTGTFPVRLLQSGLIKSDDLQRKYTSELHANEIVLLAYYIAAINIEAAFHDLTGGEYQPFEGIVLADTFQLAEGAATFDGMEVLEGNSERAKKQKTQDITVVVGNPPYSVGQDSANDDNKNLKYEVLDARIKHTYVARSTATNKNSLYDSYIRAIRWASDRIKEEGIVAYISNGGYIDGNTADGLRKSLVDEFDSIYCYNLRGNQRGNWRKEGGKIFGEGSQITIAILILVKGGIDSGTGTGCTLHYRDIGDGLSREDKLRIVGSQSLDTMDWQQITPNEDGDWINQRDERFAEFQVIGSKEKGEPTAPIFELFTRGLETGRDAWVYNFSKQKLAENVRPTISFYRAQLKDFGEHCKTGDISNPKIADAEEFIDRNPREISWTSTLISKIAQGKLVEYDQNHVVISTYRPFNHQAVYFDRDLNHRPGKLEHMFPTPEHENFGFYNVGNGSAVPFSVLMINALPDLHVTGAGSGGQFFPRYIYRELGKGDDLFAASEEEGGYERVDNITNITLAAYRKVYADSAITKDDIFYYTYGLLHSPDYRTRFAADLKKSLPRIPKVGDFRNYAEAGRKLADLHIHYEQAEPYKGIVEKVSGNATDTSHRELYRVAKMKIPKAKGVSDRSTIVYNNQVTLTNIPEEAYRYQLGARSAIEWIIDRYQVKIDKDSGITNDPNDWSDDPRYIIDLLKRIVTVSLQTMKIVDQLPPLDILE from the coding sequence TTGGCGACAAATATTCAAGAAGTTCTTGAAGAGCTAAATATCTCCTCGACCAGCGGATGGGACAAAGGGGATAAGTTCGAGCGGTTGATCGCGGCCTACCTGCGTACGGACCCCTCGTGGTCCAGCAGGTTCGGTCAGGTCTGGCTCTGGAACGACTGGCCCGGACGGGCCGGAAAGCCCGACACGGGCATCGATCTCGTCGCCCAGGAGCGCGAGACGGGCGACCTGGCCGCCATACAGTGCAAGTTCTACGACCCCAGCCACACTCTCCAGAAAAGCGACATTGATTCGTTTTTCACCGCATCAGGCAAGAGCGGCTTCTCTTCACGCCTTATCGTGTCCACAACGGATAAATGGACCAAGCATGCGGAAGATGCCCTAAGAGGCCAACAAATCCCCGTAACACGCCTGCGGGTGCAGGATCTGGATGAGTCGAGCGTCGACTGGTCGCAGTTCAGCCTGGACGCCCCCGAGGTGATGAAGCGCAAGGACAAGAAAGACCTGCGCCCCCACCAAAAACTTGCGCTGACCACGGTGCGCGAAGGCTTCCTGTCTCACGCCAGGGGCAAGCTCATCATGGCGTGTGGTACGGGCAAGACACTGACCTCGCTCCGCATCGCCGAGGACCTTGTCCCAACGGGCGGCAGCGTTCTCGTGCTGGTCCCGTCCATCTCCCTGCTCTCCCAGACGCTGAAGGAATGGACCGCAGAGGCCAAGGTGCCGTTGCGGCCGTACGCCGTGTGCTCGGACACCAAGGCAGGCAGCCGGAGCGACAACGAGGACATCTCTCCCTATGACCTCGTCTTTCCCGCCACGACCGACACCGCCAAGCTGTACACCCAGATCACCGGCGGAGGCCCGAAGGGGAAGATCACGGTCATCTTCTCCACCTACCAGTCATTGCCGGTAGTCGTTGAGGCCCAGCGCAAGGGTCTTACTGAGTTCGACCTGGTCATCTGCGACGAGGCCCATCGCACCACCGGTGTCACCCTGGCTGGCCAGAGCGAGTCGAACTTTGTCAGGGTCCACGACCAGCAGTACCTGAAGGCCGCCAGGCGCCTGTATATGACCGCCACCCCGCGCCTGTACGACGACAGTAGCAAGTCCCAGGCCGAAGACGGCTCCGCGGTGCTCGCGTCCATGGACGACGAGGCCCTCTACGGGCCGGAGTTCCACCGCCTGGGCTTCGGCAAGGCAGTGGAACAGGGGCTGCTCACCGACTACAAGGTCCTCATCCTCACCATCGACGAGGGCATGGTCGCTAAGACCCTCCAAGAGGGTTTCGCCGGCGGCGGGTCCGAACTGAACCTCGACGACGCGGCGAAAATCATCGGCTGCTGGAACGCGATGGCCAAACGCACCGGAACCTTCGCCGACGGTTCCGGATTCGCCGAGGGCGAGGAGCCGATGAAGCGCGCCGTCGCCTTCGCCCGCTCCATCAACGATTCCAAGCAGATCGCAGAGCGGTTCAACGACATCGTCGACGCCTACGACGGCGCAGACGACGACGTGCTGCGCTGCGAGGTCGACCACGTCGACGGCACGTTCAACGCCCTAGAACGCAACAGGCGGCTGGACTGGCTGAAGCAGGACCCTGGCCCGGCTAAGGCCCGGGTTCTGTCCAACGTCCGGTGCCTGTCCGAGGGCGTCGATGTCCCGAACCTGGACGCCGTCCTCTTCCTGCACCCCCGCAACTCCGTGGTCGACGTTGTCCAGTCCGTCGGCCGGGTGATGCGTCTGGCACCTGGCAAGAAGTACGGCTACATCATCCTGCCCGTCGCGATCCCCGCTGGAATGTCGCCGGAGAAGGCTCTGGCCGACAACAGGCGCTTCAAGACGGTCTGGGAGGTCCTCCAGGCCCTGCGCGCCCACGACGACCGCTTCAACGCGACCGTTAACCAGATTAACCTGAACACGAAGAAGCCCGACAACAAGATCGGCATCGGCAGCATCGGCCCCAACGACGAGTCGGTCGGGGGTGCGGACGGCTCCGGCGCCGCCGACAGCGACGAGGCCGCCAAGGACCGGGCAGCCCAGAGCGCTCAGCACATCCAGGACGCGCTGTTCTCCATCAGCGACTGGCGCAACGCGATCTACGCCCGCATTGTCGACAAGGTCGGCGAGCGCCACTACTGGGAGAAGTGGGCCAAGGACATTGCCCAGATCGCCAACCGCCACGTCACCCGCATCAATGCCGCCCTGACGATCCCCGAGAAGAGAGTCGCCTTCGAGGAGTTCGTCGGCGAACTGCGCTCGAACATCAACCCCGGCGTCAGTGAAACCGACGCCGTCGACATGCTCGCCCAGCACATCATCACCAAGCCCGTCTTCGATGCCCTGTTCAAGGACTACGGTTTCGCCGAGCACAACCCGGTCTCCAAGGCCATGCAGCGGATGCTCGATATCCTCGACGACCAAGGCCTGGACGCCGAGACCAAGACTCTGGAGGGCTTCTACCACTCGGTAAGAGTCCGCGCCGAGGGCATCGACAACCCCGAGGGCCGGCAGCGCGTCATCATCGAGCTGTACGACAAGTTCTTCAAGACCGCCCTGCCAAAGACCGCTGACGCGCTCGGCATTGTCTACACCCCCGTCGAGGTTGTCGACTTCATCATCCACTCCACCGAACAGGCCATGGCCAAGCACTTCGGGCGCTCTCTGTCCGACGAAGGCGTTCAGATCATCGACCCCTTCGTCGGCACCGGCACCTTTCCAGTACGCCTCCTCCAGTCCGGCCTGATCAAGTCCGACGACCTACAGCGCAAGTACACGAGCGAGCTGCACGCCAATGAGATCGTGCTTCTCGCGTACTACATTGCCGCTATCAATATCGAGGCTGCCTTCCACGACCTCACCGGCGGCGAGTACCAGCCCTTCGAGGGCATCGTCCTCGCCGACACCTTCCAACTTGCCGAGGGCGCCGCCACGTTTGACGGGATGGAGGTCCTGGAGGGCAACAGCGAGCGCGCGAAGAAACAAAAGACGCAGGACATCACCGTCGTCGTCGGCAACCCGCCGTACTCGGTGGGACAGGACAGCGCGAATGACGACAACAAGAATCTCAAGTACGAGGTGCTGGACGCGCGCATCAAGCACACGTACGTGGCGCGCTCCACGGCCACAAATAAGAACTCGCTGTACGACTCCTACATCCGCGCTATTCGCTGGGCTTCGGACCGGATCAAGGAGGAGGGGATCGTTGCGTACATCTCCAATGGCGGCTACATCGACGGCAACACTGCGGACGGCCTGCGCAAGTCGCTGGTCGACGAGTTCGACTCTATCTATTGCTACAATCTGCGAGGCAACCAGCGGGGTAACTGGCGCAAGGAAGGTGGAAAGATATTCGGCGAGGGGAGCCAAATTACGATCGCCATCCTAATCCTCGTCAAGGGCGGCATAGACTCCGGTACGGGCACAGGGTGCACGCTGCACTACCGAGACATCGGTGACGGTCTCAGCCGAGAGGACAAGCTCCGCATCGTTGGCTCACAAAGCCTTGACACTATGGACTGGCAACAGATCACACCGAACGAGGACGGGGACTGGATCAATCAGCGGGATGAGCGATTTGCGGAATTCCAGGTCATCGGCTCCAAGGAAAAGGGGGAACCGACTGCACCGATCTTTGAATTGTTCACCCGAGGACTGGAGACTGGACGCGATGCCTGGGTCTACAACTTCTCTAAGCAGAAATTAGCAGAGAACGTACGACCCACGATCAGCTTCTACAGAGCTCAGCTGAAAGATTTTGGCGAGCACTGCAAGACCGGTGACATAAGTAACCCAAAGATTGCGGATGCTGAGGAATTTATCGACCGCAATCCTAGGGAGATCAGTTGGACTTCGACTCTGATCTCAAAGATTGCGCAGGGAAAGTTGGTTGAATACGACCAAAACCACGTAGTCATCAGCACTTACCGACCATTCAATCACCAAGCGGTCTACTTCGACCGGGATCTCAATCACCGTCCTGGCAAGTTGGAGCACATGTTCCCGACGCCGGAGCATGAGAACTTTGGGTTCTACAACGTCGGTAACGGGTCGGCGGTGCCATTCTCCGTGCTCATGATCAATGCTCTCCCCGACCTCCATGTCACGGGCGCGGGCAGCGGAGGCCAGTTCTTCCCCCGCTACATCTACCGTGAGCTCGGCAAGGGCGACGACCTCTTCGCTGCCTCCGAAGAGGAGGGTGGCTACGAGCGCGTTGACAACATCACCAACATCACCCTCGCCGCTTACCGCAAGGTGTACGCCGACTCCGCGATCACCAAGGACGACATCTTCTACTACACGTATGGCCTGCTCCACTCTCCCGACTACCGCACCCGCTTCGCCGCAGACTTAAAGAAGTCCCTCCCGCGCATCCCCAAGGTGGGTGACTTCCGCAACTACGCCGAAGCCGGCCGGAAGCTCGCTGACTTGCATATTCACTACGAGCAGGCCGAGCCGTACAAGGGCATCGTGGAGAAGGTCTCTGGCAACGCAACCGACACCTCTCATCGCGAGCTGTACCGCGTCGCGAAGATGAAGATCCCCAAGGCGAAGGGAGTGTCGGACCGCTCGACCATCGTCTACAACAACCAGGTCACCCTCACCAACATCCCGGAGGAGGCATACCGCTACCAGCTCGGCGCCCGCTCCGCGATTGAGTGGATCATCGACCGATATCAGGTGAAGATCGACAAAGACTCTGGTATTACCAACGACCCCAACGACTGGTCTGACGATCCGCGCTACATCATTGACCTCCTCAAGCGGATCGTGACGGTCAGCCTGCAGACGATGAAGATCGTGGATCAACTCCCGCCACTGGATATCTTGGAGTAG
- a CDS encoding winged helix-turn-helix domain-containing protein, protein MKHDEARRTQMMVEKTGRPAYLQIVDELRGQIRVGTLTPGTALPSIAQLCERFDVSASVVKAAISVLRTEGLVIGQQGKGVFVRDTPAETTEPETSEATAEILDQLALMRQGIKELGDRLVALEAAVFEEQR, encoded by the coding sequence GTGAAGCACGACGAAGCGAGACGAACGCAGATGATGGTGGAGAAGACCGGCCGACCGGCCTACCTGCAGATCGTCGATGAGCTACGCGGCCAGATCCGTGTCGGCACCCTCACCCCCGGCACGGCCCTACCGTCCATCGCCCAGTTGTGCGAGCGCTTCGACGTCTCCGCCAGCGTCGTCAAAGCCGCGATCAGCGTGCTCCGCACAGAGGGCCTGGTGATCGGCCAGCAAGGCAAGGGCGTCTTCGTCCGCGACACCCCCGCCGAGACCACCGAGCCGGAGACCTCCGAGGCGACCGCGGAGATCCTGGACCAGCTGGCCCTGATGCGCCAGGGCATCAAGGAGCTGGGGGATCGGCTCGTCGCTCTGGAGGCGGCAGTCTTCGAAGAACAACGGTGA
- a CDS encoding AAA family ATPase, with protein sequence MKTTQRPGWTPSRLREHREAHGLTLEAAGERLRQAAARHGLSVPAGSLQTLWGHEHGTTFPGPHYRRAYCLLYETTEPELGFRPALPGESQKAEIVISDLPAPADPDADNAAAQVIEAAFTKVSIGGIISGDSPPALLRGRVVDAWRRRHGGGSPRPILVLVGGYAGSGKTEFSRFLSDITGWAFLDKDSLTRCIVERLLVSLGGDPHDRHTDLYLKEVRPFEYRCLMETAWDNLKVGTSAILSAPFIAELKDEAWFTRLENRCAAKGVDVAAIWVRCDTESMREYIEFRGAARDAWKLDNWEQYAEGLQVEVSPPTAHVTVDNRLGAAISLADQTREALKRILT encoded by the coding sequence ATGAAGACGACCCAGCGCCCCGGCTGGACCCCCTCCCGCCTGCGGGAACACCGCGAAGCCCACGGCCTGACCCTGGAGGCCGCAGGCGAACGGCTCCGCCAGGCCGCCGCCCGCCACGGCCTGAGCGTCCCGGCGGGCAGTCTCCAAACCTTGTGGGGACACGAGCATGGAACGACGTTTCCCGGCCCGCATTACCGGCGCGCTTACTGCCTGCTCTATGAGACCACTGAGCCCGAACTCGGCTTTCGTCCCGCTCTGCCCGGTGAATCACAGAAAGCGGAAATCGTGATTTCCGATTTGCCTGCGCCCGCTGATCCCGACGCCGACAACGCCGCCGCCCAGGTCATCGAAGCAGCCTTCACAAAGGTCTCCATCGGCGGCATCATCTCGGGCGATTCCCCGCCGGCTTTGTTGCGCGGCCGGGTGGTCGACGCCTGGCGGCGACGCCACGGCGGCGGCAGCCCCCGCCCCATCCTCGTCCTGGTGGGCGGATACGCCGGATCAGGCAAGACCGAGTTCTCCCGCTTCCTGTCCGACATCACCGGCTGGGCGTTCCTGGACAAAGACTCCCTCACCCGGTGCATCGTCGAACGGCTGCTCGTCTCCCTCGGCGGCGACCCCCACGACCGCCACACCGACCTGTATCTCAAAGAGGTCCGCCCTTTTGAGTACCGGTGCCTGATGGAGACCGCGTGGGACAACCTCAAGGTCGGGACCTCAGCCATCCTGTCCGCGCCGTTCATCGCCGAGCTCAAGGATGAGGCGTGGTTCACCCGGCTGGAGAACCGGTGCGCGGCCAAGGGCGTCGACGTGGCGGCGATCTGGGTCCGCTGCGACACCGAATCCATGCGCGAATACATCGAGTTCCGCGGAGCCGCCCGCGACGCGTGGAAGCTGGACAACTGGGAGCAGTACGCCGAAGGCTTGCAGGTCGAGGTCAGCCCGCCGACCGCGCACGTCACGGTCGACAACCGGCTCGGTGCGGCGATCAGCCTCGCCGACCAGACCCGCGAAGCCCTCAAGCGGATCCTGACGTGA